A window from Zingiber officinale cultivar Zhangliang chromosome 7A, Zo_v1.1, whole genome shotgun sequence encodes these proteins:
- the LOC122001199 gene encoding heat shock 70 kDa protein 1-like, whose product MKRAHQQVPIGIDFVTSYSCVAVWRNRWAEIIPDEMGNRTTPSCVAFNDTERLIGHAAKAQASINPTNTIFDVKRLLGRRFSDLSAQGHVKTLPFEITARSDDKPMILIQYKGKEMEFAAEELISMILMRMRIIAESYLGSSVHDAVISIPAKFNDFQRQAIRDAGHIAGLHVMRLINEASAAAVAYGLEKKGSRGSCSNGEKNVLVFDLGGGSLNVSLIAIEESIVIVKGSAGELYLGGEDFDQRLVNYFIRDIKTKHKKDISGNHRKVTKLRAACERAKRALSSATQTTIEIDLLFNDTDFYANITRSMFEELNNDLFRKCMEAVETCLREAHVDKKEVDDVVLVGGSSRIPKIQQLLQGFFNGKELCKSMNRDETVACGAAAHAALLSGHGNDQLEDFLLLDVTSLSLGLETAGGAMKVMIPRNSAIPTKKEMLFSTHQSKQQGRGVCHELIQAVDQDDTAVKNSSKNADDSSPCRVSIQVYEGEKSKAWKNTLLGKFEFSAVSTGTNGRPNIMVTFDIDANYALTVSAKDMVTGVKSKLSITNSKNRQNKEEIEKMVDRAQKHKAEDDKHAKNVEAKNASENTVYDMRNAMREMDEGIEKAMNWLESNQLAGADEFEAKMEELRRMWNRIMPKV is encoded by the exons ATGAAGAGGGCGCATCAACAGGTGCCCATTGGTATCGATTTCGTCACGAGCTATTCTTGCGTTGCCGTGTGGCGAAACAGATGGGCGGAGATTATCCCCGACGAGATGGGCAACCGCACCACCCCCTCCTGCGTCGCCTTCAACGACACCGAGCGCCTCATCGGCCACGCCGCCAAGGCCCAGGCTTCCATCAACCCCACCAACACCATCTTTG ATGTTAAGCGTCTTCTTGGCAGGCGCTTCAGTGATCTCTCTGCGCAAGGTCACGTGAAGACTCTGCCATTCGAGATCACTGCAAGATCCGATGACAAGCCGATGATATTAATTCAATACAAGGGCAAGGAGATGGAATTTGCCGCAGAGGAACTAATCTCCATGATCCTAATGAGGATGCGCATCATCGCCGAATCCTACCTCGGATCCTCAGTCCACGACGCAGTGATCTCCATCCCGGCGAAATTTAACGACTTCCAGCGCCAGGCCATTAGGGACGCCGGTCACATCGCTGGCCTCCACGTCATGCGTCTCATTAACGAAGCATCGGCAGCCGCTGTCGCTTACGGCCTCGAGAAGAAAGGCAGTAGAGGTTCCTGCAGCAACGGTGAGAAGAATGTGCTTGTCTTCGACCTCGGCGGCGGCAGCCTCAACGTCTCTCTTATTGCCATCGAAGAGAGCATCGTGATAGTGAAGGGGAGCGCTGGCGAACTCTACCTCGGAGGCGAGGACTTCGACCAGCGACTCGTGAACTACTTCATCCGTGACATCAAGACGAAGCACAAGAAGGACATCAGCGGCAACCACAGGAAGGTCACGAAGCTGAGGGCGGCTTGCGAGAGGGCGAAGAGGGCTCTCTCGTCGGCAACGCAGACGACGATTGAGATCGACTTGCTCTTCAACGACACCGACTTCTACGCCAACATCACGCGCAGCATGTTCGAAGAGCTTAACAACGACCTCTTCAGGAAGTGCATGGAAGCAGTGGAGACATGCCTGAGAGAGGCTCATGTCGACAAAAAGGAGGTGGACGACGTCGTATTGGTGGGTGGCTCTTCGAGGATTCCAAAGATACAGCAGCTGTTGCAG GGCTTCTTCAATGGCAAGGAACTCTGCAAGAGCATGAATCGGGATGAAACGGTGGCTTGTGGTGCTGCAGCTCATGCAGCGCTCTTAAGTGGCCATGGGAATGATCAACTGGAGGATTTTCTGCTTTTGGATGTCACTTCCCTCTCTCTAGGATTGGAGACTGCCGGAGGAGCCATGAAAGTGATGATTCCGAGGAACAGCGCCATCCCCACCAAGAAGGAAATGCTCTTCTCCACCCACCAGAGCAAACAGCAGGGCAGGGGAGTTTGTCATGAGCTGATTCAGGCGGTTGACCAAGACGATACAGCAGTGAAGAACTCGAGCAAGAATGCGGACGATTCCTCCCCCTGTAGAGTATCGATTCAGGTGTACGAAGGTGAGAAATCAAAGGCATGGAAGAACACACTCCTAGGCAAATTCGAGTTCTCGGCCGTCTCTACGGGCACCAACGGAAGACCAAATATTATGGTGACTTTCGATATTGATGCCAACTATGCACTCACTGTTTCAGCCAAGGACATGGTCACCGGCGTCAAGAGCAAGCTGAGCATAACCAACAGCAAGAATAGACAGAACAAGGAAGAGATTGAGAAGATGGTTGATCGAGCTCAGAAGCATAAGGCGGAGGACGATAAGCATGCGAAGAATGTGGAAGCCAAGAATGCATCGGAGAACACGGTTTATGACATGAGAAATGCGATGAGGGAGATGGATGAGGGGATTGAGAAGGCCATGAATTGGTTGGAGAGTAATCAGTTGGCAGGAGCCGATGAGTTTGAGGCCAAAATGGAAGAGCTGAGGAGAATGTGGAACCGCATCATGCCCAAAGTGTAG